The following proteins are co-located in the Micromonospora viridifaciens genome:
- a CDS encoding TraR/DksA family transcriptional regulator produces the protein MAKPADTRTAGRKPVAKATRSAAETEKIRAALAARRDELNAEYDQTLSEITELQRDRLTDSAGDDQADTGTKTFEREQEISLANSIKERITQVERALERLDGGGYGWCERCGNPIPVERLAAFPSATLCVTCKQLEERR, from the coding sequence ATGGCGAAGCCAGCCGACACCAGGACCGCCGGCCGGAAGCCGGTGGCGAAGGCCACCCGCAGCGCGGCGGAGACCGAGAAGATCCGGGCCGCCCTGGCGGCGCGGCGGGATGAGCTGAATGCCGAGTACGATCAGACGCTGAGCGAGATCACCGAGCTTCAGCGCGACCGGCTGACCGACTCGGCCGGGGACGACCAGGCCGACACCGGCACCAAGACGTTCGAGCGGGAGCAGGAGATCTCCCTCGCCAACAGCATCAAGGAGCGGATCACGCAGGTCGAGCGCGCACTGGAGCGCCTCGACGGGGGTGGGTACGGCTGGTGCGAGCGGTGCGGGAACCCGATCCCGGTGGAACGGCTCGCCGCCTTCCCGTCGGCCACCCTCTGCGTGACCTGCAAACAGCTGGAGGAGCGGCGCTGA
- a CDS encoding DivIVA domain-containing protein yields MPLTPADVHNVAFKKPPIGKRGYDEEEVDAFLDEVERELARLIEENNELRAQVERGGRGGAPAGPGGDARLAAELNDVKAQLDRVQRDKAAAEQAARAMQAELEQVRAQGGPAAGADGEQQALRVLMMAQRTADDHLSDARREADQLLTEARTKAEEVTREARAKADALERDARQRHQEAMGGLDAKRTALQKHIEELKQFEREYRTRLKAYLESQLRDLDGRGQGIEAEIDRAEGNRATGGSNGLATAGLASSYGGGRAGSLESGR; encoded by the coding sequence ATGCCGCTTACCCCGGCCGACGTCCATAACGTCGCCTTCAAGAAGCCGCCGATCGGCAAGCGGGGGTATGACGAGGAGGAGGTCGACGCGTTCCTGGACGAGGTCGAGCGCGAGCTCGCCCGTCTGATCGAGGAGAACAACGAGCTGCGCGCCCAGGTGGAGCGCGGCGGTCGGGGCGGTGCTCCTGCCGGCCCCGGCGGCGACGCCCGGCTCGCGGCGGAGCTCAACGACGTCAAGGCCCAGCTGGACCGGGTGCAGCGCGACAAGGCGGCCGCCGAGCAGGCGGCCCGGGCGATGCAGGCCGAGCTGGAGCAGGTCCGCGCCCAGGGTGGCCCCGCCGCCGGCGCCGACGGCGAGCAGCAGGCGCTGCGGGTGCTGATGATGGCCCAGCGCACCGCCGACGACCACCTGTCGGACGCCCGCCGCGAGGCCGACCAGCTCCTCACCGAGGCCCGTACCAAGGCCGAGGAGGTCACCCGCGAGGCTCGCGCCAAGGCTGACGCCCTCGAGCGGGACGCCCGCCAGCGGCACCAGGAGGCCATGGGCGGCCTGGACGCCAAGCGCACCGCGCTGCAGAAGCACATCGAGGAGCTCAAGCAGTTCGAGCGCGAGTACCGTACCCGCCTCAAGGCGTACCTGGAGAGCCAGCTGCGCGACCTCGACGGCCGTGGCCAGGGCATCGAGGCCGAGATCGACCGCGCCGAGGGCAACCGCGCGACCGGGGGCAGCAACGGCCTCGCCACCGCCGGCCTCGCGAGCTCCTACGGCGGTGGTCGCGCCGGCTCGCTCGAGTCCGGCCGCTGA
- a CDS encoding RluA family pseudouridine synthase — protein sequence MTSAFAAGGDHRSLPVPDGLDGMRLDQAVARLFGLSRTAAAALIDAGDALVDGVARANSHKVKAGSWLEVTLPAPAAPPTVVPQAVPGLTVVHADDDIVVVDKPVGVAAHPSPGWTGPTVIGGLAAIGHRISTSGAAERQGVVHRLDVGTTGIMVVAKSEAAYTALKRAFKYREVEKRYHAVVQGHPDPLRGTIDAPIDRHPHHDYRWAVVSGGKPSVTHYDTLEAFPAASLLDVKLETGRTHQIRVHFSTLRHPCVGDLTYGADPTLSARLGLARQWLHARSLSFLHPRTGAEVTFVSDYPDDLARALEILRD from the coding sequence GTGACCTCCGCCTTCGCCGCCGGCGGCGACCACCGCTCCCTGCCGGTCCCGGACGGCCTCGACGGCATGCGGCTCGACCAGGCCGTCGCCCGGCTCTTCGGCCTCTCCCGGACGGCCGCGGCGGCGCTGATCGACGCCGGGGACGCGCTGGTCGACGGCGTGGCGCGGGCCAACTCGCACAAGGTCAAGGCGGGTTCCTGGCTCGAGGTGACGCTGCCCGCGCCGGCCGCCCCGCCCACCGTGGTGCCGCAGGCCGTGCCGGGCCTCACCGTGGTCCACGCCGACGACGACATCGTGGTGGTGGACAAGCCGGTCGGGGTGGCCGCCCACCCGAGCCCCGGCTGGACCGGGCCGACCGTCATCGGTGGGCTGGCCGCGATCGGCCACCGGATCTCCACCAGCGGCGCCGCCGAGCGGCAGGGCGTGGTGCACCGGCTCGACGTCGGCACCACCGGGATCATGGTGGTGGCCAAGAGCGAGGCGGCGTACACCGCGCTGAAGCGGGCGTTCAAGTACCGCGAGGTGGAGAAGCGCTACCACGCCGTGGTGCAGGGCCACCCGGACCCGCTGCGCGGCACCATCGACGCGCCGATCGACCGGCACCCGCACCACGACTACCGCTGGGCGGTGGTCTCCGGCGGCAAGCCGAGCGTCACCCACTACGACACCCTGGAGGCGTTCCCGGCGGCCAGCCTGCTCGATGTCAAGCTGGAGACCGGGCGTACCCACCAGATCCGGGTGCACTTCTCCACCCTGCGGCACCCCTGCGTGGGCGACCTCACCTACGGTGCGGACCCGACCCTCTCGGCCCGGCTCGGGCTGGCCCGGCAGTGGCTGCACGCCCGCTCGTTGAGCTTCCTGCACCCCCGTACCGGTGCGGAGGTCACCTTCGTCAGCGACTACCCGGACGACCTGGCCCGGGCGTTGGAGATCCTCCGCGACTGA
- a CDS encoding cell division protein FtsQ/DivIB translates to MSSGPARGRTPGQDGGAGRRSPVRRWQLVRAGADAVPPSTRRFMARARQRRMRAALPWAATVAVLALAGLVAWTVLGTGLFGVREVRVVGAELVTPVEVREAAAVPDDAPLARVDLAATARRVGTLAPVERATVERDWPDALVIRVVERTPAAVVPQGDGYAVIDRTGVVFRTVPQAPDGLAVIRVPRPAPDDPGTRAGLEVLAALSPQLRAELVAVDVAGLARISLRLRDDRTVVWGDATRGAEKSKVATALLGRKADTIDVSAPDVVTFR, encoded by the coding sequence ATGAGCTCGGGGCCGGCCCGCGGCCGGACCCCCGGGCAGGACGGCGGGGCCGGCCGGCGCAGTCCGGTGCGGCGGTGGCAGCTCGTGCGTGCCGGCGCGGACGCCGTACCGCCCTCCACCCGGCGGTTCATGGCGCGGGCCCGGCAGCGCCGGATGCGCGCGGCGCTGCCCTGGGCGGCCACCGTCGCCGTGCTCGCACTCGCCGGGCTGGTCGCCTGGACCGTGCTCGGCACCGGCCTGTTCGGGGTGCGGGAGGTACGGGTGGTCGGCGCGGAACTCGTCACCCCGGTCGAGGTACGCGAGGCCGCCGCCGTCCCGGACGACGCCCCGCTGGCCCGGGTGGACCTGGCGGCAACGGCCCGGCGGGTGGGCACCCTCGCCCCGGTGGAACGGGCCACTGTGGAGCGGGACTGGCCGGACGCCCTGGTGATCCGGGTGGTGGAGCGGACCCCGGCGGCGGTGGTCCCGCAGGGCGACGGGTACGCGGTGATCGACCGCACCGGGGTGGTCTTCCGGACCGTGCCCCAGGCTCCGGACGGGCTCGCGGTGATCCGGGTTCCCCGGCCGGCCCCGGACGACCCGGGCACCCGGGCCGGGCTGGAGGTGCTCGCCGCGCTCAGCCCGCAGCTGCGCGCCGAGCTGGTCGCCGTGGACGTGGCCGGGCTGGCCCGGATCAGCCTGCGGCTGCGGGACGACCGGACGGTGGTCTGGGGCGACGCCACCCGGGGGGCGGAGAAGTCCAAGGTGGCCACCGCGCTGCTCGGTCGCAAGGCCGACACGATCGACGTCAGCGCCCCGGACGTGGTCACCTTCCGGTGA
- the ftsZ gene encoding cell division protein FtsZ has product MTPPHNYLAVIKVVGIGGGGVNAVNRMIEVGLKGVEFIAINTDAQALLMSDADVKLDVGRELTRGLGAGANPDVGKNAAEDHRDEIEEVLKGADMVFVTCGEGGGTGTGGAPVVANIARKLGALTIGVVTRPFSFEGKRRQVQAEAGIEELRNQCDTLIVIPNDRLLALGDRNISMMDAFRTADQVLLSGVQGITDLITTPGLINLDFADVKSVMSGAGSALMGIGSARGENRAVEAAEAAISSPLLEQSMDGARGVLLSIAGGSDLGLFEINDAAQLVTDAAHPDANIIFGAVIDDALGDEVRVTVIAAGFDGGAPAYKAVEPPRKTNQNQPAQPNAPVTPPTTMPAPQQSPRRVLFDDVDVPDFLKNGS; this is encoded by the coding sequence ATGACACCTCCGCACAACTACCTGGCGGTCATCAAGGTCGTCGGCATCGGGGGCGGCGGCGTCAACGCCGTCAACCGGATGATCGAGGTTGGGCTCAAGGGCGTCGAGTTCATCGCGATCAACACCGATGCGCAGGCGCTGCTGATGAGCGACGCAGACGTCAAGCTCGACGTGGGCCGGGAGCTGACCCGAGGGTTGGGCGCCGGCGCGAATCCGGACGTCGGCAAGAACGCCGCCGAGGACCACCGCGACGAGATCGAGGAGGTGCTCAAGGGCGCCGACATGGTCTTCGTGACCTGCGGTGAGGGGGGCGGCACCGGCACCGGCGGCGCGCCGGTGGTGGCGAACATCGCCCGCAAGCTCGGCGCGCTGACCATCGGCGTGGTCACCCGGCCGTTCTCGTTCGAGGGCAAGCGCCGCCAGGTGCAGGCCGAGGCGGGCATCGAGGAGCTGCGCAACCAGTGCGACACGCTCATCGTCATCCCGAACGACCGGCTGCTCGCGCTCGGCGACCGCAACATCTCCATGATGGACGCCTTCCGCACCGCCGATCAGGTGCTGCTCTCCGGTGTCCAGGGCATCACCGACCTGATCACCACGCCCGGTCTGATCAACCTGGACTTCGCCGACGTCAAGAGCGTGATGAGCGGCGCCGGCAGCGCGCTCATGGGCATCGGCAGCGCCCGGGGCGAGAACCGGGCCGTGGAGGCGGCCGAGGCGGCCATCTCCAGCCCGCTGCTGGAGCAGAGCATGGACGGGGCGCGCGGCGTGCTGCTCTCCATCGCCGGCGGTTCCGACCTGGGCCTGTTCGAGATCAACGACGCCGCGCAGCTGGTCACCGACGCGGCGCACCCGGACGCCAACATCATCTTCGGCGCCGTCATCGACGACGCGCTCGGCGACGAGGTGCGGGTGACCGTGATCGCCGCGGGCTTCGACGGGGGCGCGCCCGCGTACAAGGCGGTCGAGCCGCCCCGCAAGACCAACCAGAACCAGCCGGCCCAGCCGAACGCGCCGGTCACGCCGCCGACCACCATGCCGGCCCCGCAGCAGTCGCCGCGTCGGGTGCTCTTCGACGACGTCGACGTGCCCGACTTCCTCAAGAACGGGTCCTGA
- the murC gene encoding UDP-N-acetylmuramate--L-alanine ligase, producing MNTAQFTPAGTMTAEDLGRIHLIGVGGVGMSGLARLFLTRGLPVSGSELREWPSLAGLRALGGTIHSTHEASNLDGVDTVVYSSAIPQDHLELVEARQRGLRVLHRSEALAAAMTGRRTVAVAGTHGKTTTTSMVTMVLQQAGTDPSFVIGGEISEVGSGAHHGTGEYFVVEADESDRSFLIYRPYVSIITNIEADHLNTYGDLATLEAAFADFARLTDPEGFIITCADDPGSRRLAETLRAEGRRVWTYGESPDADLRLSGMASSAQGVRYLAEIEGRSLGEIRLPVPGRHMGLNSASAVLAAYLLELPVESAEAALGAFPGVRRRFERKGVADGVLVYDEYAYHPTAMTLALQTLREVAGEGRLIVVFQPYRLYRTRDLQAEIAAALGIADELVLLEVFGPGELRQPGEGSVALVEAVPLPADRKVFVEAWDDVPAEVTRRARPGDVVVTMGAPPISLMGDQLLDALLVRTAGGGDAAGVGTGVDPDGAAAPAG from the coding sequence ATGAACACCGCGCAGTTCACTCCCGCCGGCACGATGACCGCGGAGGACCTGGGCCGGATCCACCTGATCGGGGTGGGCGGGGTCGGCATGAGCGGGTTGGCCCGGCTCTTCCTCACCCGGGGCCTGCCGGTCTCCGGCAGCGAGCTGCGGGAGTGGCCGTCGCTGGCCGGCCTGCGGGCGCTCGGCGGCACCATCCACTCCACCCACGAGGCGTCCAACCTGGACGGCGTGGACACCGTGGTCTACTCCTCGGCGATCCCGCAGGACCACCTGGAGCTGGTCGAGGCGCGCCAGCGCGGGCTGCGGGTGCTGCACCGGTCCGAGGCCCTCGCGGCGGCGATGACCGGCCGGCGGACGGTGGCGGTCGCCGGCACGCACGGCAAGACCACCACCACCTCGATGGTCACCATGGTGCTCCAGCAGGCCGGCACCGACCCGTCCTTCGTGATCGGCGGGGAGATCTCCGAGGTCGGCTCCGGCGCGCACCACGGCACCGGCGAGTACTTCGTGGTCGAGGCGGACGAGAGCGACCGCTCGTTCCTCATCTACCGCCCGTACGTCTCGATCATCACGAACATCGAGGCCGACCACCTCAACACCTACGGCGACCTGGCCACCCTGGAGGCGGCGTTCGCCGACTTCGCCCGGCTCACCGACCCTGAGGGGTTCATCATCACCTGCGCCGACGACCCGGGGAGCCGGCGGCTGGCCGAGACGCTGCGCGCCGAGGGCCGCCGGGTCTGGACGTACGGCGAGTCGCCCGACGCCGACCTGCGGCTGAGCGGGATGGCGTCGTCCGCCCAGGGAGTGCGCTACCTGGCCGAGATCGAGGGCCGGTCGCTGGGCGAGATCCGGCTGCCGGTGCCGGGGCGGCACATGGGGCTCAACAGCGCCTCCGCGGTGCTCGCCGCGTACCTGCTGGAGCTGCCGGTCGAGTCGGCCGAGGCGGCGTTGGGCGCCTTCCCCGGGGTGCGGCGGCGCTTCGAGCGCAAGGGCGTCGCGGACGGCGTGCTGGTCTACGACGAGTACGCGTACCACCCGACCGCCATGACGCTGGCCCTGCAGACGCTGCGCGAGGTGGCCGGCGAGGGCCGGCTGATCGTGGTCTTCCAGCCGTACCGGCTCTACCGCACGCGGGACCTCCAGGCGGAGATCGCCGCCGCCCTCGGCATCGCCGACGAGCTGGTGCTGCTGGAGGTCTTCGGCCCGGGCGAGCTGCGCCAGCCGGGCGAGGGCTCGGTCGCGCTGGTCGAGGCGGTGCCGCTGCCGGCCGACCGGAAGGTCTTCGTCGAGGCGTGGGACGACGTGCCGGCCGAGGTGACCCGCCGGGCCCGTCCCGGCGACGTCGTGGTGACCATGGGCGCGCCGCCGATCTCGCTGATGGGCGACCAGTTGCTCGACGCCCTGCTGGTCCGTACCGCCGGGGGCGGCGACGCGGCGGGGGTCGGCACCGGCGTCGACCCGGACGGCGCGGCGGCCCCGGCCGGATGA
- the lspA gene encoding signal peptidase II — MTEAPPAGSGTAESGGGTRRRRAVAILLGVAVVSLVADLVTKQLALSSLTGRGPVSLLDGTVYLTLTRNSGAAWSIGSDHTWVFPLITFGVIAWIGWMALRLRSLPWAVSLGLVLGGALGNLTDRIFRAPGHFVGHVVDMISLFDPYGRVWPVFNLADSSLVCGVILAVLLELTGRQRDGGRAGAEPAEPADGTAVEAARGGEQRGRA; from the coding sequence ATGACCGAAGCACCGCCCGCTGGGTCCGGCACCGCTGAGTCGGGCGGCGGGACCCGCCGCCGCCGGGCGGTCGCGATCCTTCTCGGCGTCGCCGTGGTTTCGCTCGTCGCCGACCTGGTCACCAAGCAACTCGCGCTCTCGTCGCTCACCGGGCGGGGGCCGGTCTCGCTGCTCGACGGCACGGTCTACCTCACCCTGACCCGCAACAGCGGCGCGGCCTGGAGCATCGGCTCCGACCACACCTGGGTCTTCCCGCTGATCACCTTCGGCGTGATCGCCTGGATCGGCTGGATGGCGCTGCGGCTGCGCTCGCTGCCCTGGGCCGTCTCACTCGGGCTGGTGCTCGGCGGGGCGCTCGGCAACCTCACCGACCGGATCTTCCGGGCCCCGGGGCACTTCGTCGGCCACGTGGTCGACATGATCAGCCTCTTCGACCCGTACGGGCGGGTGTGGCCGGTGTTCAACCTGGCCGACAGCTCGCTGGTGTGCGGGGTGATCCTGGCCGTGCTGCTGGAACTGACCGGCCGGCAGCGCGACGGCGGCCGGGCCGGTGCCGAGCCGGCGGAGCCCGCCGACGGTACCGCCGTCGAGGCGGCCCGGGGCGGCGAGCAGCGGGGGCGGGCGTGA
- a CDS encoding YggT family protein translates to MLSILFQVLYLLVYFFLLVLLARFVLSAVLAYGRRWQPGRGASAGLEVVWSVTDPPLRALRRVIPPLRIGTVSIDLASLVLLVILFVLMEFVFRRLFLAFA, encoded by the coding sequence GTGTTGTCGATCCTGTTCCAGGTGCTCTACCTGCTCGTCTACTTCTTCCTGCTCGTCCTTCTGGCCCGATTTGTCCTCAGCGCCGTTCTGGCCTACGGTCGGCGCTGGCAGCCGGGCCGTGGCGCCTCGGCGGGACTGGAAGTGGTGTGGAGCGTCACTGATCCGCCCCTGCGCGCGTTGAGGCGGGTGATCCCACCACTGCGAATTGGTACCGTGAGCATCGACCTGGCCTCGCTTGTGCTCCTGGTTATCCTGTTCGTGCTGATGGAGTTCGTGTTTAGGCGGCTGTTCCTGGCATTTGCCTGA
- a CDS encoding DUF167 domain-containing protein, with protein sequence MGAVDDTLTVAVRVKPGSSRARVGGRFDGPHGPALVIAVTARAVDGRATEAARRALADALGVRPAAVSLRTGATSRDKLFLVERPAPGLPEVLRRLRDGSAE encoded by the coding sequence ATGGGCGCCGTGGACGACACGCTCACCGTCGCCGTACGGGTGAAGCCCGGCTCCTCCCGCGCCCGGGTCGGCGGGCGGTTCGACGGCCCGCACGGGCCGGCCCTGGTCATCGCGGTGACCGCCCGCGCCGTGGACGGCCGTGCCACCGAGGCGGCTCGCCGGGCCCTCGCCGACGCTCTCGGCGTCCGGCCGGCGGCGGTCTCCCTGCGTACCGGCGCGACCAGCCGGGACAAGCTCTTCCTGGTCGAGCGCCCGGCCCCCGGGCTGCCCGAGGTGCTGCGTCGGCTGCGGGACGGATCGGCCGAGTGA
- a CDS encoding potassium/proton antiporter, translating into MTSGLDLALLLGAAVLLVAVGAVRFSTRLGVPSLLVYLALGVAVDEVLGHRLHNVELTRVLGFCALIVIIAEGGLSARWSTLRPVLGMAAALSTVGVLVSIVVVGAVVHLLLGLEWRLALLYGAVLSSTDAAAVFATLRRLRLPPRLVATLEAESGMNDAPAVIVVLLLSRDVAAAHPWWYEVLLVGYELGVGAAVGVAAGIAGRYALRRAALPAAGLYPIAVVGFTVLAYAVGSVLHASGFLAVYVAGVLLGNARLPHRQAILGFADGLAWLAQIGLFVLLGLLVVPSRLGAAVLPAVVTGLALVLLARPLSVAVSALPFRFRPREQLFLSWAGLRGAVPIVLATIPLSGRVPGADRLFDAVFVLVVIFTLLQAGTLAPVALRLGVTAPAEAAEIRVETAPLERMRADLLQVEVPPGSRLGGVHVDELRLPVGASVTLVLRDGAGFVPGPDTRLKVGDSVLIVATAQVRDEVERRLRAVSRRGRLARWFGEYGDDRGD; encoded by the coding sequence ATGACCTCCGGACTCGATCTCGCGCTGCTGCTCGGCGCGGCCGTCCTGCTGGTCGCGGTGGGCGCGGTGCGCTTCTCCACCCGGCTCGGCGTGCCGAGCCTGCTGGTCTACCTCGCGCTCGGGGTCGCGGTCGACGAGGTCTTGGGCCACCGGCTCCACAACGTGGAGCTGACCCGGGTGCTCGGGTTCTGCGCCCTCATCGTGATCATCGCCGAGGGTGGGCTGAGCGCGCGGTGGAGCACCCTTCGCCCGGTGCTGGGGATGGCCGCCGCGCTCTCCACGGTCGGCGTGCTGGTCAGCATCGTGGTGGTCGGGGCCGTGGTGCACCTGCTGCTCGGGCTGGAGTGGCGGCTCGCGCTGCTCTACGGCGCGGTGCTCTCCTCCACCGACGCGGCGGCCGTCTTCGCCACCCTGCGGCGGCTGCGCCTGCCGCCCCGGCTGGTGGCCACCCTCGAGGCCGAGTCGGGCATGAACGACGCCCCCGCGGTGATCGTGGTGCTGCTGCTCTCCCGGGACGTCGCCGCCGCTCACCCCTGGTGGTACGAGGTCCTCCTGGTCGGGTACGAGCTGGGCGTCGGCGCCGCCGTCGGGGTGGCGGCCGGGATCGCCGGCCGGTACGCGCTGCGCCGGGCCGCGCTCCCCGCGGCCGGCCTCTACCCGATCGCGGTGGTCGGCTTCACGGTGCTGGCGTACGCGGTCGGCTCGGTGCTGCACGCCTCGGGCTTCCTCGCCGTCTACGTCGCCGGTGTGCTGCTCGGCAACGCTCGGCTGCCGCACCGGCAGGCCATCCTCGGTTTCGCGGACGGGCTGGCCTGGCTGGCCCAGATCGGCCTGTTCGTGCTGCTGGGCCTGCTGGTCGTGCCGAGCCGGCTGGGCGCTGCGGTGCTGCCGGCGGTGGTCACCGGGCTGGCCCTGGTGCTGCTCGCCCGCCCGCTGTCGGTGGCGGTCTCCGCGCTGCCGTTCCGGTTCCGCCCGCGCGAGCAGCTCTTCCTGTCCTGGGCCGGGCTGCGGGGCGCGGTGCCCATCGTGCTGGCCACCATCCCGCTTTCGGGCCGGGTGCCCGGGGCGGACCGGCTCTTCGACGCGGTCTTCGTGCTGGTGGTGATCTTCACGTTGCTCCAGGCCGGGACGCTCGCCCCGGTGGCCCTTCGGCTGGGGGTGACCGCGCCGGCCGAGGCCGCCGAGATCCGGGTCGAGACCGCCCCACTGGAACGGATGCGGGCCGACCTGCTGCAGGTGGAGGTGCCGCCGGGGTCCCGGCTGGGTGGGGTGCACGTGGACGAGCTGCGGCTGCCGGTGGGCGCCTCGGTGACCCTGGTGCTGCGCGACGGGGCGGGCTTCGTGCCCGGGCCGGACACCCGGCTCAAGGTCGGCGACAGCGTGCTCATCGTCGCCACCGCCCAGGTTCGCGACGAGGTGGAGCGGCGGTTGCGCGCGGTCAGCCGGCGGGGTCGCCTGGCCCGCTGGTTTGGCGAGTACGGCGATGATCGCGGTGATTGA
- a CDS encoding YggS family pyridoxal phosphate-dependent enzyme, protein MTDTPAPVRPDRRAELAAGLARIRTRIADACAAADRDRGEVTLVAVTKTYPAGDVLALAGLGVTDVGENRDQEAAPKAAEVAAAGATPRWHFIGQLQRNKCRSVVRYADVVQSVDSVRLALALDAAAAGRDRPLEVLVQVSIDGDPARGGALPGSADPDRGLDPVAAAVAGGGALRLGGLMAVAPLGWEPERAFARLAEVAQRFRDRYPEATALSAGMSGDLEIAIGYGATHVRVGSALLGMRPTLR, encoded by the coding sequence ATGACCGACACACCTGCCCCGGTGCGACCCGATCGTCGCGCCGAGCTCGCGGCCGGGCTCGCCCGGATCCGTACCCGCATCGCCGATGCCTGCGCGGCCGCCGACCGGGACCGCGGCGAGGTGACGCTCGTCGCGGTGACCAAGACGTACCCGGCTGGCGACGTGCTGGCCCTCGCCGGGCTCGGGGTGACCGACGTGGGGGAGAACCGCGACCAGGAGGCGGCGCCGAAGGCCGCCGAGGTCGCGGCGGCCGGGGCGACGCCCCGCTGGCACTTCATCGGCCAGTTGCAGCGCAACAAGTGCCGTTCGGTGGTCCGGTACGCCGACGTGGTCCAGTCGGTCGACAGCGTGCGGCTCGCCCTCGCCCTCGATGCCGCAGCGGCGGGCCGGGACCGACCGCTGGAGGTGCTGGTGCAGGTGAGCATCGACGGTGACCCGGCCCGGGGCGGGGCGTTGCCCGGCTCGGCGGACCCGGACCGCGGGCTCGACCCGGTCGCGGCGGCGGTGGCCGGGGGCGGAGCGCTGCGTCTGGGCGGGCTGATGGCGGTGGCTCCGCTGGGCTGGGAGCCGGAACGCGCGTTCGCCCGGCTGGCCGAGGTGGCGCAACGGTTCCGCGACCGGTACCCGGAGGCGACGGCCCTCTCGGCCGGGATGAGCGGCGATCTGGAAATCGCGATCGGGTACGGCGCGACACATGTCCGCGTCGGCAGCGCGTTGCTCGGAATGCGCCCCACGCTGCGGTAG
- a CDS encoding cell division protein SepF — MGALRKAGVWLGLVEEDDERAYEDGGYDKGGYRDSRYRSSRYSEEFADDEDEESEERPASRGRIGDRGDRGRLSERAASRAVDSDRAEVERPERAERSSVRSITRSGAGETSGALTYHTRDNLALAPQVQARERAVVAEDEQRYQITTLHPTTYREARTIGEHFRDGVPVIINLTEMDEADARRLVDFAAGLAFGLRGTIERVTNRVFLLSPANVQVTAEDKAKIAEGGFFSLS; from the coding sequence ATGGGTGCACTGCGCAAGGCGGGGGTCTGGCTCGGGCTCGTCGAGGAGGACGACGAGCGGGCGTACGAGGACGGTGGCTACGACAAGGGTGGCTACCGGGACTCGCGCTACCGGTCGAGCCGGTACTCGGAGGAGTTCGCCGACGACGAGGACGAGGAGTCCGAGGAGCGCCCGGCGAGCCGGGGCCGGATCGGTGACCGGGGTGACCGGGGCCGGCTGTCCGAGCGCGCCGCGAGCCGGGCGGTGGATTCCGACCGAGCCGAGGTCGAGCGCCCGGAGCGGGCCGAGCGGTCCAGCGTCCGGTCGATCACCCGCTCCGGTGCCGGCGAGACCTCCGGCGCGCTGACCTACCACACCCGCGACAACCTCGCCCTCGCGCCGCAGGTGCAGGCCCGCGAGCGGGCGGTGGTGGCCGAGGACGAGCAGCGCTACCAGATCACCACCCTGCACCCGACCACCTACCGGGAGGCGCGCACCATCGGCGAGCATTTCCGGGACGGGGTGCCCGTGATCATCAACCTCACCGAAATGGACGAGGCGGATGCCCGCCGTCTGGTGGATTTCGCCGCCGGGCTCGCATTCGGACTGCGGGGTACGATCGAGCGCGTGACCAACCGGGTGTTCCTGCTCTCACCGGCAAATGTGCAGGTCACCGCGGAGGACAAGGCCAAGATCGCTGAGGGCGGCTTTTTCAGCCTGAGCTAG